The DNA region GCAAAATGTGTCAAACACAACAAATGAAATAGAGGCATTGAGTTGCTCAGAATCTTCATGTACCTTTCAATTAAGGCAAATTAAATAGGATGAGATGATGGACGATTCATTTCATGTATGAAAGTCACAGGCAGGGTCGGGTCCAGCAGAGTCATCCACATCTCAATTTCGCTGCAGAATACCAAGAATTGAAACATCATAACGGACCATATCAATGATTTAATTTAGTCTTTGTTAGTCTTTATGTATAACTTCTTTTAAACAAACCCTGCATCAGTCTCGGCTGGATAACTTTTCTGAAGGCTGAGTCTACAATTTTCCTGCCTGCATCATCCGGTTCAGATGCCCTGCAGCTGACCTCTGTCTGACGGTGTGATTTGTGTCCCGTCTGGGCTGTATTCCCTCCGCTTGTCACTGGGTCTTCGTCCCTCTAAACCAGCCAACAAAACCTGAGCCTTTGACGTTGGACAACCTGGAACTCACTGTaatctctctctgccttccttttgttacctgctgctgaagtttcccAGCCTCTTTCCCTCCAACTTGCTGCATCCTTTATTGAAAACATAAGTTTGCGCTCACTCATGAGGACAACAGAACAAAGAATGCCGATGTGCCCTGGAGCAGGAGGTAGTAAGTAAAGGGCCGCCATTCTGAAACATTCGTGTCAGCTAATAAAGTCCCTGTAAATTAAAACCTCTTGCTGCTTTGCTCCCAAAATAAGTCTGGAATTCAGGAAACCTACTTTTTGCCTGAAAATAAAACTGCGGACAAAAGTCAACTCGCATGTCATCTTAAAGGCAAAAGCAGCCTAGTAAAATTAGAAAGGTAAAACACAAATAAGGAATATGGTTGTAAAATACATGAATGAAAACTAGATGCATCTGCAGTTGAGGTtgtacttttctctttttccattcctccttccctctttccttGGAATACTGCTGACACAGCACACTGTGAGCGTAGGAGGCTATCGAGCCCACTGCCTCTGCCGCATACGTTTATGTTAAATAAACCTTCAGCACAGACACAGGAAACAGAATAATGGAACTATTGTAGAGAGTATATGTCTGAGAAAGAGCCACAGATGGCTGATCTAACAGCTTCCCAAAACAAAGACTGAAACATTTTGAtctccctctagtggcaggTGGCAGTAAAACAACGCGCCACACCTCCTTGGAAGTCTCAGTATTTTAAATACAAGTCAGACCAAACTAAAAACTCAGTCTAGCCTCTGTTTTCATGTACTCAAGTGTGGAACTCGTGCAGGCCTGCAGGAAGAGAACCTTCGCGCATTTGACATTGGACTGTGCCTGAACACAGACTAAACACTAAAAACTCCTCACACACATAAAAGCGAATGACTACACTTTTCAGCCACCAAATTACCAAGAATCTTATTTTGGTTTTAAGAAGGGCTTCACAATTTCCCCTCATCCCTACTCACACATGTACACTGATGCTAAATTTTACCCTGCAGTGCTGAAACTTGATCTGTGCTCTGGGAcggggaaaaagagaaagctGTAATTAATCAACAGGAGCTTTATCACACTAAGGCTGTCAGCTAGCCTCACTAGCCTCGAGTAATGTGCATggtagggttttttttagatgtcAAGGTAATGCACAAGCAGCGTGGTGTAGACTGATCTGACTATGTGAGATACCTGTACTTTGATTCTGAAGCTGGAAAATAATATAATTAACTCCAGATGTTGGATATACATAACAGTGGTGGGTGGAAAAAACTGCAGATTCCAGTATTTTGTGCAGTAACAATAAATTTACCGACATGCGATATCATCTGCATATTTCGGTGTAAACGCTTAGAGAGGAAATGATTGTGGTTAGATTTCTGCACAACATTTTTTGGCTTCTTACACAGAGCCACAGAGCCTCCAACATCTGGCCTGTGGTTCGGACTCCTCTTTCCCGATAAGTGGTGCAGAAATGTGAATCTCGAACTCAGGTGTTGCTGGAGGAAATCAAGAGGCTGTTTTAAACTAGATCTTTGGGGTTTTGACCAGAGTGATGTGAAGATGGATTTCTAAAAGACGGACGGACAGGAACACCCAGGACGGTGTTATTacccatttttcctttttttcttttttactgtaaTCCCACCACACAGAAACGAAAACAGTAGCAGTGCTTCTGGAAAATGAGATGTGGCCCTTTGACCCCtgtgatcagtgtgtgtgcataaCAGCCAAGACAAGCAAGAAACGATTCTTTTCACAACATCTTCAGGGTCTGTGCTTCTGCTTATTCAATAAAAATACTCTCACAAGATGAGAGTTTAATACTCACCAAACCTCTTATAACCAAAAGACtgcacctcctcttcatcagcaaaATCGTCTGGGGAAGAAGAGAAGTAAAAGATTTGACTGTCGTCATGGTAAACACACTTCACAGCTGTAATAAAGGATACACAAGTGCTGGGCCACTCTTCAAACTCAGGACAACTTTCATGCTATTTAAAGTGCTATAAGCTCCAAATATACATGCTTAAAGCAAGCTACACTTTCCAAAGACAAGAATGAACTTTTGCAATCTGTTAGAATCCTGTTTGGAAAGCACCAACATGTTCCAGTTCTCAAACAACCAGAAGGACACAGAACATGTTTTGTTCCTGAGTCACCGTCAACTACAGCCAATCTCTGAAAAACCTTTGATGTTTGACCAAGAAAGATGCTCCATCTCCCTCAGCTAATGTTATTTCCCATTCTAGTCATCCCTTTTACTGGGACAACACAGTAGGGTTTTTACCCCAATTTCAAaacatttactttttaaaattctggtGCATTTTTCCATGATGAGCATAAATAGAAAACTCTAGCATCTCAAGGAACAGAAACACAAGGTTTTCATCAATGAGTATAAAAAACAAAGTGAAGGTGTGggtgaaacagcagcagtggctgTCAGTCACAGACGAACATGTCAGTAATGAAACTGAGGAAATATTTGTGGTGAAAATCTACAGGCTGGAAACATGATTTTCAGAATGGAGCATGACAAATACTACCCAAAAACTTTAAACCTCATCATCAACCTGCATGGTATTTCTAAGCAATTTGAGGTAAAATTTCAGGCGCGGAATGATCTCAGAGAGGAAATAAGGCATGTCAAGTGTCTGTGAAGGTCTGGAGGGGAAATCCTAGAGGGCTATGGAcgagccaggttttctgtcctactaGGGAGACATGGCTTTCACCTGGAACCCCATGTTCCTTGGAGGAAGCGTTTTCTgtctgggaggacagaaaacctggataGGATAAAggcctcgaggactggatttgggcactCCTGGGTGATTGAGGATGATGTGCACAGTGTTCATGTCGCCAGTCCACGTGTAGGAGTGCACATATACAGAGAAACTTTGCAAGGAACAGCCTCATGACATGACATGTTTCTGCTTCATGGAACAGGCGTCTGTGCTCCTGATGCACGGCCACTTAATATTTGCTTCTGTGCAAAACTGAAAACCTCAAATGGGGCCCGAATTAATAACACAAACGCAACTATTGCAGCGGAGCTGTTGTGCATTTAGGACTGCTGTGCGTTGTGGGTTAATGTTTGATGAACAACAGCCGACAATGCAAAAGTATCCCGTGCTTTAATTGGAACCACATTTGCGACGCGAGTCCACACATTCCTCCCAGGAAAATAAAGGCAATAAAGGTGAAAAATAAaggtaattatttttttttaccaaaacgTCCTACCTTTCATCGTGGCTTAAAGCAAGCTACCATTTAACGGAACTCTTCTGAAGTTACAGCCACATCATCTCGGTGACCCCCCCGATCAGCGCCGATCCCGGGATCCAGCTGTTCAGGAGCAGCGAGTAACGCGTCAGAGCTCCATCCGTGACTTTTCAAACTGTAGAATTATCTCCTGTTGCGCAGGTAAACGGCGGTGCGTAAAGGTCCAGCTGGGATGCAGGAGGGGTATGTTGAATGGAAGAGccggtgtgtgtggtgggtgtctTTGTCTGGTGGATTTGGGGGTGGTGATGCAGAGGTGAGGGGGTGTCGCTGCCCAGCTCAGCACTCCTCTGGTACCCGCAGCCGGGACTGGAAGAGTGGAAAAAGTGCAGGAATCTTAACGTGAGAGGAGGTGTCGCGCCCCCCAGGGCTGCTCCGAGAAACCACGTGTTCCCACATCTGCgcctactgtgtgtgtgtgtgtgtgcgcgcgcgcgcgcgtgtgagagagagttgCAGAAATGTTTCAGTGTTCCTTAGGTGGCACACTGTGATATTTATCTTCTTTTCTCAGAAGGGCATTGGTTCTATATGAAgtaaatttgttgttttttgtggcTTGGGTTATAGGCCAACAACCAAACAAGTAAATGGAATTTTCTGATAAATACGTTTATTTACACTTTTGGTTTTTATCTTGTCAGTGGGGGATCCAGAGGTGGTTCTCGGTCTTTCCAGCAAGAATTTGATTAATaactgaaagaaaaatgaacaaaacagaTGCAGGTGGGTGGTGATACACATCATCATTTTTTAATTGATTCAAAAATCATATTGATAGTTTTAAAGCCTTACATGGGCTGGTGCCCCAGTATTTATCTCACCTCTTCCACTTTTGATTGTCAGGCGCTTGTAAAACAATTAATCACCACCAAATTCAGTTCAGGGCGCATTGAAACGTTTCAAATCAGACCAATTAATGAATAAATGCTCCTACTGCTCAGACTTTAATTTCCTTGAACCTCCTGAATATCATcatctcttgtcttttacagaGGAGATGGGGCAGAAGAATTTTCTCCACATATAGGAACCAGGTGTTGGAAGCTGCACTCTGTGAAAACGCTGATGTTTCTTATTACTATCGACTTAGGACCCCCATTTTTGGGGTCACAGCATGCAAAGGGGGCACATTTTTTGAGGGTAAATGGCGCCTCGCTGAAAAGATGAGGACCAAGGAACCCTTTAACCCCAATGCCCTGACATGCCATCAGGAGTGAATTTCCTACAGAGTGGAAAGTTCACGTTGACTGAAAACACTTGGGTTTCACCTGTGGGTAGAGACCCTGTAAAGAGGGACGTTTGTTACAAGGATACAGCCCTAAGAGACGTCACAACATCAACACTCAGGTTTGGTGGTTGGTTTCATCTGCAGTATCATATCAGTTTGACTGTATGTAGATCAGAAATAGCAGGTTTGTTGTTCAAATCTTTTTCTGAGTGTGCTGAAACGACCTGCTCTGCAACCCAAAGTGTAAACACTGGCCTGTGCCAGCCATGACTAAGCTTCCTCTTAAGCAAAGCAGGTGTGCAGAATACTGGATTAATGGGTATAAGAGGATAAGTCTGTTGACCAAAGAGCACAAACAGACTCGAGGAAGTCAAGGTAACTTCGCGTTGTAATCCAAGCTGTGGTCTGACTGTTTCTGTCAGTGGAAACCCTCCTTCAGGTACCAACATCTCTCTCTGTGGGCAGTCAGAGATTAttcaggttgttgttttgtgtttgttagtGTCGATATCATAACAGCTATTATTGGACTTATTCTGCTTGCATTTGTAACCACTATCGCCCACTTGAGTGTGTGATTTGGTGCACTTTAACCTCTTTAAATTGTATGTAGAATACAGTTTATAAGACTTGTGGGCTCAGCAGATTTGAATCCACGGAGGACCAAGCAAGATGGGAAAATCCTCATTCACAGTGAATTCCTGCAGGATGACAACTTTTATAACTTGCACAATATAACAAAACAGGAAACTTTATCTCGAACAATAAGATTATCATTGCAACATCTGCAGTATCCAGTGGGTGGGGAGTGTTTTTCTATCTGATGGCTCTGGCATAAACATGGCGTGCCTGCTTGTTTCCAAAGTGATAACTGCGATGGGTCTCAATAAGTGTCACACACTGTAAAGTTGAACACATGGCATTatcttctgtttcctgttgtgttCGTCACTGTGCACAAATGTCCACACAAGAAGGAAGTTGTGCTTCTGAGTGCCTCTGTAATCCTTCATACGTATATAGTGAGATATAAAAGTTTATTGAACAAATATGGTGTGAGTAGAAGTATGCTGAAGTAAAGACTAGACATTGATTGTGAATGTAATCAGAGTagatggaaaacacattttcacagtACAAAGAAGCCCCCCCAAAATACATTTCCTCAAATATTTTGTATTATTGAAAACAGATCTGTAATTTATGTTTGTCTGATTTAAAAATTGTGGACTACAGAATCCAGTATTGGGAAAACTGCCAAAGAATGATGTGGATAAATGCTGTCATGGaggaaaatatgtaaaaatatcaatgttaaattattttattacgatataactaaattaaatattttctgATCCGTTGCTGTCATATTAATCCTTTACAATAgatccagcagctccacttAGTGGATAGTTTGGGGATAGCAGTGTACATTACTGATGTTTAATCACGGTCAAATCCCATTAGCCTTGTGGATCAGAAAGGGAGCACCTGCTGTTTGagtttctttatttaaacacgGGTGTGTTTAGAtttgggtttaggttaaggtCAAGGAGttagggtgggggtggtggtggtggtggtggtgggggggtgtaggATAAGAATCTGGGGAGAACACTATGTCTAATAAAGTCATTGCAAAGCTAGAAGgacatggatgtgtgtgtgtgtgtttgtgtgtgtacgtgtgtcaGTGCGCACGTGTACGCAAGCTTTTACGTGTTTTTTCGTGAATGTGTTCACCCCTGACAGTGTCCTAATGCGATTCTGCTGGTTTTgtactgtaaaacacacacagctcaagCATGAAGCTCTCGCTCAGCTTGATAGTTCTGCTGGTGACAGTGGGGGTTCTGTATTCAGCCCCTGAGGAACAGCCCTCCAACATCTCAGAGGACACCTTAAAACGTGAGTTGGCTAATTTTCCCCACGTGACCTGTCCAGAAAGTCTTCCTGACTGCTGAAACAGACTCCAGTATCCCTTGTGGCTGTGATTAGGAATAAGTGGGGGTCAATGGCTAGGTGGAATATggtattttatattttcctactgttcctcctccttttcatcAGAGCTGTCCATGAATGGTGAGAAACTTGTGGacgaggaggtgaggagggctCTGTATGGGGTAAAGCAAATGAGGGATGTAATGTGGCGGAATGCACAGAAGCATCAACAGCTCATGACATCCCTTGTGCACAGTGGCGAGAAGAAGAAGGTAAGAGCAGCGTCAGGAGAGGCAGAACGGCAGAAGGAACGGTGAGCAGAGGGAAATGAGGTTTGCTTTCCCTGAACAGGAGGCAGCCAAACTGGCTCAGGAGGTGTttgagaagctggaggaggcggaggagcagTGCAGAGAATCCCTGCAGACTGAGTGGGAAGAGTGCAGGCCTTGTCTGGAGGACGCCTGTAAAAACTTCTACACCTCAACCTGCCGCAGGGGATTCGCCACTTTCCACACCAAGGCACGAAAGTATCTCAAAATAGCTCTCAGCACAGCAGCAAGTCATAGGAAAACCATCAGTCAGGAGAAAACACCTGTCGGAGGAAATAAGACTTATTCTGACTCCAGTTTTCTCCTGATGGATGGAGGTCTTTAGCACATTTGGAAGCTCACCCTCAAAGAGCTGCACGTTTATCAAAGCACATGTCCCCTTGATGCCAAAATATTAATGCTATACATTCATATCCTGCTCTCTATCTCAGCTTTGGGTGATCAGTAGTACAAGTTTTTGAAGTAAACATGACTCCTCCTATGTCTGCTGACATATCAGGGGCAACTTTATGATTACTTTAAATCCATTTCTTAAATACTGCTCCTATAACTAAGTGACCAGTGTTGTCATTTCCTTTTAAGGTGGAGAACTTTTTCCGCAGAGTATCCAGCCGTTTTGGCAACCGTGAGCGCCGCGCTGGGCGAGGGGACATCCTGGTCAACCAGGACCtcaacaacacagacgcccagGCTGTCCGCATTGAGGAATCTTTTAACCGCCTAGCTAATAAGGTCAGCTCCCTGGTAGCCCTCAGTGACATGCTGGTCTCCAGGATGGGTGCAAAGCTTGGCAAAGTCTTTCAGAAGGCATTCCTGAATGATCTGGATGCCCCAATGGAGAAGACGACTGATGACACCTTCAATCCTGCCCGAGACTCTGGCTTTCTGCAAGgggtggggctggaggaggtgctggaatCCTTCTATGACTTTGGGAAGAGTGTACTGGATGAGTTTGGAGCTGTGGTGACGCAGGTCTTTGACGGCATCTCTGAGAcggtgcaggaggagaagaagactgGTAATAACACTGTACTTGAAAACTAGTAGGCGATAGCTAGGAGCCGTCAGGCCTAACTACATTCTTCTTGGTGCAGCAAGGGAAAAGTTCTCCCGTTTCCTGCAGAACAGGAAGTTGTGCCGGGACCTTCGCAAACAGTCCTCCGAGTGCTGGCAGCTACAGAGCCAATGTGAAGTCTGCCATGGAGCCTTGCTCACAGGTGATGCGCTGCCACCATCACAAACCACACAGCTCATGTTTCTCTCACCTTTTAATGACTCAGCATTTGATCTGGCCCCCTCCACGTCCTCTCCTCAGAGTGCCCCAGCGTTCGAGAGCTACACCTGGAGCTCGACGAGGTCTCCCAGCTGCTGGATGTGTCTAAAGACCAGTACGATGAGATCTTGTCGATCGTCCAGCACCACACTGATGAAACGGTCAACTGGCTCAGCAACATGGCGGCCGAGTTCAGCTGGGTTGGGCAGACTGTGAACAACAGCACCACAGACCCCAACAGAATCTTTGTCATCACTAAGGTGAAGCGAAGGCAGAAATAGATCTTCACAATGGTTCATCTAACACTAAACAAGTGGGGCCCAGACAAGCATGACACTGAACATCAGTTTTACATCATCTCACTGGTGACGACTTATCTCTTGGGAAGGGAAAATTAAATAGGAAATAGAAGTAAATAGTGTGAGGCGATTTTGATTAAGTGTTAAATCTGGAAGACACCTGTTTAACTTCAACTTTAGCAAAGCGATAAAAATAACTAGAAAAAATACAATATCTATTCTAAACTATGAAAATGCAATCAAGTACAAACACTTCCAAGGTAGACTATAGTTTACTTTAATCGTAGTGCAAGTTTTTAATCAATGAGTGTAATATAACGTGGATCCCCCAGGTGGTGTCAAAGACTCAGGAAGAACAAAACGTGTCTGTGAACGAGAGCAAGGTAGAAGTCGAAATCTTCAACTCTCCCCCGCTGATCGTGTCTGTTCCGGGGGATCTGGAGATGCACGATCCCGCCTTCATTCAGTATGTGACCCAGGAGGCTCTGAACAACTACAAAGAACTGATCCGGTGAGAACTTCAACCATCCTCTGGCTCTCATTAATGATTCTTGaatagtgtgaatttctgaaAATCTCTTTGTTTACAGGTATGATGATGAATAAAAGTTCCCCCACTCCTTTTAAAGGCTTCCATCAGAACCCATGCAGGTGTAACTGTGTCAGTTTAGTTGAAATATAAATAGTACCCACCTTTATAATACACTGGATGAAAAAAGAAGATACTCCATAATCTTTGTCAAGTGGtgtgaataaaaacatttaaaaaaacccaaaaaatgaCTGACTCACTATACAGAAAGAGCGTTACAGGAAACCTTTGagtaaaacctttattttaatttctgtacAAAAAT from Takifugu flavidus isolate HTHZ2018 chromosome 15, ASM371156v2, whole genome shotgun sequence includes:
- the clul1 gene encoding clusterin-like protein 1 → MKLSLSLIVLLVTVGVLYSAPEEQPSNISEDTLKQLSMNGEKLVDEEVRRALYGVKQMRDVMWRNAQKHQQLMTSLVHSGEKKKEAAKLAQEVFEKLEEAEEQCRESLQTEWEECRPCLEDACKNFYTSTCRRGFATFHTKVENFFRRVSSRFGNRERRAGRGDILVNQDLNNTDAQAVRIEESFNRLANKVSSLVALSDMLVSRMGAKLGKVFQKAFLNDLDAPMEKTTDDTFNPARDSGFLQGVGLEEVLESFYDFGKSVLDEFGAVVTQVFDGISETVQEEKKTAREKFSRFLQNRKLCRDLRKQSSECWQLQSQCEVCHGALLTECPSVRELHLELDEVSQLLDVSKDQYDEILSIVQHHTDETVNWLSNMAAEFSWVGQTVNNSTTDPNRIFVITKVVSKTQEEQNVSVNESKVEVEIFNSPPLIVSVPGDLEMHDPAFIQYVTQEALNNYKELIRYDDE